A portion of the Saimiri boliviensis isolate mSaiBol1 chromosome 1, mSaiBol1.pri, whole genome shotgun sequence genome contains these proteins:
- the LOC141582545 gene encoding cyclin-Y-like protein 1B has product MLLASKFWGNRRHWSADDSQNPKDVAAETMSKMEKSFLELLEFNIHVSASVYTKYYFDLRALAYDHDLCFLFSFLRKDKAERLKAMSPPCEYKDLHKDVATMRRAASMDFIAIRHSNAILP; this is encoded by the exons ATGCTTCTGGCCTCCAAGTTTTGGGGAAATCGTCGTCACTGGAGTGCGGATGACAGCCAGAATCCCAAGGATGTTGCAGCTGAGACAAT GAGTAAGATGGAGAAGAGTTTTTTGGAGCTACTTGAGTTTAATATTCATGTGTCTGCCAGTGTTTATACAAAATATTACTTTGACCTGCGTGCCTTGGCATACGACCATGAcctgtgttttctatttagttttcttcGCAAAGATAAAGCAGAGAGATTGAAG GCTATGTCACCACCATGTGAATACAAAGACTTGCACAAAGATGTCGCCACTATGAGAAGGGCCGCCAGCATGGATTTCATCGCTATTCGGCATTCTAATGCCATCTTACCTTAA